One segment of Opisthocomus hoazin isolate bOpiHoa1 chromosome 22, bOpiHoa1.hap1, whole genome shotgun sequence DNA contains the following:
- the UBE2B gene encoding ubiquitin-conjugating enzyme E2 B isoform X1 encodes MQWNAVIFGPEGTPFEDGTFKLVIEFSEEYPNKPPTVRFLSKMFHPNVYADGSICLDILQNRWSPTYDVSSILTSIQSLLDEPNPNSPANSQAAQLYQENKREYEKRVSAIVEQSWNDS; translated from the exons ATGCAATGGAATGCAGTTATATTTGG GCCAGAAGGGACACCTTTTGAAGATG GTACTTTTAAACTAGTAATAGAATTTTCAGAAGAATATCCAAATAAGCCTCCAACTGTTAGGTTTTTATCAAAAATGTTCCATCCAAATG TTTATGCGGATGGTAGCATATGTTTAGATATTCTTCAGAATCGCTGGAGTCCAACATACGATGTTTCATCTATTTTAACTTCCATTCAG TCCCTGCTTGATGAACCTAATCCAAACAGTCCAGCAAACAGTCAGGCAGCACAACTTTATCAGGAGAACAAACGCGAGTATGAGAAAAGAGTTTCAGCTATTGTCGAACAAAGTTGGAATGATTCCTAA
- the UBE2B gene encoding ubiquitin-conjugating enzyme E2 B isoform X2 yields MSTPARRRLMRDFKRLQEDPPVGVSGAPSENNIMQWNAVIFGPEGTPFEDGTFKLVIEFSEEYPNKPPTVRFLSKMFHPNVYADGSICLDILQNRWSPTYDVSSILTSIQSLLDEPNPNSPANSQAAQLYQENKREYEKRVSAIVEQSWNDS; encoded by the exons ATGTCCACCCCGGCGCGGCGCAGGCTGATGCGCGACTTCAAGAG ATTGCAAGAAGACCCTCCTGTGGGTGTCAGTGGTGCTCCATCTGAGAATAATATAATGCAATGGAATGCAGTTATATTTGG GCCAGAAGGGACACCTTTTGAAGATG GTACTTTTAAACTAGTAATAGAATTTTCAGAAGAATATCCAAATAAGCCTCCAACTGTTAGGTTTTTATCAAAAATGTTCCATCCAAATG TTTATGCGGATGGTAGCATATGTTTAGATATTCTTCAGAATCGCTGGAGTCCAACATACGATGTTTCATCTATTTTAACTTCCATTCAG TCCCTGCTTGATGAACCTAATCCAAACAGTCCAGCAAACAGTCAGGCAGCACAACTTTATCAGGAGAACAAACGCGAGTATGAGAAAAGAGTTTCAGCTATTGTCGAACAAAGTTGGAATGATTCCTAA